The following are encoded in a window of Brevibacillus ruminantium genomic DNA:
- a CDS encoding PIG-L family deacetylase, whose amino-acid sequence MRKGTFAKLFSVTTAVALAGSLVLPLAPHTAHADRGVVDLWKAIKPLTTIASAMNTGAHPDDEHSATLAYLSLGKGVETSSIIANRGEGGQNEIGSELNNALGIIRTRELEEASKVTNVKLGILSEDTNDPIYDFGFSKSPDETLEKWGEEEVYERLIRKIREHRPDVLIPAFLNVPSTHGHHRAINVITVRAFEDAADPRVFPEHLERGLAPWQVKKLYVPASEKEYDVRVPVGEYDEIYGASYLQLGEESRFMHKSQGMGRHYDEGPGFNYYKLEKSVDGLNAKGKENKTAAKEPDFFEGIAYTFEDLADEVRGAPGGGKLAADLSKLQKDADEVIAAYPSFARVAEKVHKMLTDVQQAKAAVQAANLGDGVRADLLHRLKEKEEQLNKASAEALSLVAKVKPETGELVAGQTTQVTVTAYNGGQVKWDQVKLQLHVPTGWKAKAVGSTSVSQLGYNQTAKAVYEVTVPDNEAYFHPYEKPVMTADVAVAAFGSTSVTNAVPSDAVAVLPGFSLSTSPSATVWNTFKPYEVIPVKVTAKNYHPGKANAEITLALPSGWTAEPKSAPVSFEAKGETKSVAFTVKPSAAVKPDQYTITAVARGNGKESRHGAQVIRYPHIGTTYFVQPAEVTIQAFDLNIPEGIKVGYVSSGFDNIDQYLQLVGVNVVPLSAKDIESGDLSQFDAIVLGIRAYGFRPELIPSNARLLKYVENGGNLVVQYHKPEDKWKPELAPYPITIGTPLIEWRVTDENSKVTMLAPDHKIFNTPNRITDADWDHWIQDRSAYNPSKWGKEYVELIQNGDPGEEEFTGTFLTANYGKGTYTYSSLVWYREIPGLVPGAIRLFVNMVSLKQ is encoded by the coding sequence TTGAGAAAGGGGACTTTTGCCAAGCTGTTTTCCGTCACTACAGCCGTTGCGCTGGCTGGCAGTCTCGTCCTGCCGCTGGCACCCCATACTGCGCACGCAGACCGGGGAGTCGTTGACCTGTGGAAAGCGATCAAACCGCTGACCACGATCGCCAGTGCGATGAACACCGGAGCCCATCCCGACGACGAGCACAGCGCTACGCTGGCGTATCTGTCGCTGGGAAAAGGGGTGGAAACGTCCAGCATCATTGCGAACCGGGGAGAAGGGGGACAAAACGAGATCGGCAGCGAGCTGAATAACGCGCTCGGCATCATCCGCACCAGAGAGCTGGAAGAGGCGTCCAAGGTGACCAATGTCAAGCTGGGGATTCTCAGCGAAGATACGAATGATCCCATCTACGACTTCGGGTTTTCCAAAAGTCCAGACGAAACACTGGAAAAGTGGGGAGAAGAAGAGGTCTATGAGCGGCTGATCCGCAAGATTCGCGAGCATCGGCCGGATGTGCTGATTCCGGCATTTCTGAACGTGCCCTCCACGCATGGGCATCACCGGGCCATTAATGTGATTACGGTAAGGGCCTTTGAGGATGCAGCCGATCCGCGCGTTTTCCCGGAGCATCTGGAGCGAGGGCTGGCTCCCTGGCAGGTGAAAAAGCTGTACGTTCCGGCGTCGGAGAAAGAGTATGATGTCCGCGTGCCGGTTGGCGAGTACGACGAGATTTACGGAGCGTCGTACCTCCAGTTAGGCGAGGAGTCCCGGTTCATGCACAAGAGTCAGGGGATGGGTCGCCACTACGACGAGGGACCCGGCTTTAATTATTACAAGCTGGAGAAATCGGTTGATGGACTGAACGCAAAAGGGAAGGAAAACAAAACAGCAGCAAAAGAACCCGATTTCTTTGAAGGGATTGCCTATACATTTGAAGATCTGGCCGATGAAGTGAGAGGAGCTCCGGGAGGCGGCAAGCTGGCTGCGGATCTGTCCAAATTGCAAAAGGATGCCGACGAGGTAATCGCGGCCTATCCCAGCTTTGCCCGGGTGGCTGAAAAAGTGCACAAGATGCTGACCGATGTCCAGCAGGCGAAAGCAGCAGTCCAGGCAGCCAATCTGGGCGATGGGGTCAGGGCAGATCTGCTCCATCGCCTGAAAGAGAAGGAAGAACAACTGAACAAAGCAAGCGCCGAGGCACTGTCCCTGGTGGCCAAGGTAAAGCCGGAGACGGGCGAACTGGTAGCGGGACAGACGACGCAGGTAACCGTCACTGCTTACAACGGCGGGCAAGTGAAGTGGGATCAGGTCAAGCTGCAGCTTCATGTCCCGACAGGCTGGAAGGCAAAGGCCGTAGGCTCCACCAGTGTAAGCCAGCTTGGCTACAACCAGACAGCCAAAGCGGTATATGAGGTGACAGTGCCCGATAATGAAGCCTATTTTCATCCCTATGAAAAGCCTGTGATGACGGCAGATGTCGCGGTGGCCGCATTCGGCTCCACCTCCGTCACAAACGCCGTTCCTTCAGATGCCGTTGCCGTGCTGCCGGGATTCTCCCTGTCGACCAGTCCGAGTGCCACGGTCTGGAATACGTTTAAGCCATATGAAGTGATCCCGGTCAAGGTGACCGCCAAAAACTATCATCCGGGCAAAGCCAACGCGGAGATTACACTGGCACTGCCAAGCGGCTGGACCGCCGAACCAAAGTCTGCTCCTGTCTCTTTTGAGGCGAAAGGAGAGACAAAGTCGGTCGCCTTCACTGTAAAGCCGTCTGCCGCGGTGAAACCGGATCAGTATACGATTACGGCCGTGGCCAGGGGCAATGGAAAAGAGTCGCGTCACGGTGCGCAGGTCATCCGCTACCCGCATATCGGTACGACCTATTTTGTCCAGCCGGCAGAGGTAACCATCCAGGCATTTGATCTAAACATTCCGGAAGGCATAAAAGTCGGGTATGTCTCCAGCGGCTTTGACAACATCGATCAATATCTGCAGTTAGTTGGCGTCAACGTGGTTCCGCTCAGTGCCAAGGACATCGAGTCAGGTGATCTCAGTCAATTCGACGCGATTGTGCTGGGTATCCGCGCCTATGGCTTCAGACCGGAGCTGATCCCGAGCAATGCCCGCCTGCTGAAATACGTAGAAAATGGCGGCAACCTGGTCGTCCAGTACCACAAACCGGAGGACAAATGGAAGCCGGAGCTGGCTCCATATCCGATCACGATTGGGACGCCGTTGATCGAATGGCGGGTGACGGACGAAAACTCGAAGGTCACGATGCTTGCACCGGATCACAAGATCTTTAACACGCCGAACAGGATTACCGATGCCGACTGGGATCACTGGATTCAGGACCGTTCCGCGTACAATCCGTCGAAGTGGGGGAAAGAGTACGTCGAGCTGATTCAAAACGGCGACCCTGGAGAAGAAGAGTTTACGGGCACGTTCCTCACGGCCAACTATGGCAAGGGAACGTACACGTACAGCTCACTGGTCTGGTACCGTGAAATCCCGGGACTTGTGCCTGGTGCGATTCGCCTGTTTGTCAACATGGTGAGTTTGAAGCAGTGA